In Osmerus eperlanus chromosome 17, fOsmEpe2.1, whole genome shotgun sequence, a single genomic region encodes these proteins:
- the mgst1.1 gene encoding microsomal glutathione S-transferase 1.1: MAELTHMIDSEVFLAFSTYATIVTLKMMLLSLLTAYFRLTKKVFANMEDTSLAHSTEDKKKMIRVDPDVERVRRCHQNDLENIVPFIVIGLLYALTGPDLATAVLHFRVFVVSRICHTVSYVLALPQPSRALSWVTGMFATFSMAYRVLSTALFL; encoded by the exons ATGGCAGAGCTGACCCACATGATTGACAGCGAGGTCTTCTTGGCCTTCTCTACCTACGCCACCATCGTCACCCTGAAGATGATGCTCCTGTCTCTTCTGACCGCCTACTTCCGCCTGACTAAAAAG GTGTTTGCAAACATGGAGGACACCAGTTTGGCCCACTCCACTGAGGACAAGAAGAAAATGATCCGTGTGGATCCAGACGTGGAGCGTGTGCGGAG ATGCCACCAGAATGACCTGGAGAACATCGTTCCCTTCATCGTGATTGGCCTGCTCTATGCCCTGACTGGCCCGGACCTGGCCACTGCTGTGCTCCACTTCCGGGTCTTTGTGGTCTCCAGGATCTGCCACACAGTGTCCTATGTGCTGGCTCTGCCCCAGCCCAGCAGAGCTCTGTCCTGGGTCACAGGCATGTTCGCCACCTTCTCTATGGCCTACAGGGTTCTCAGCACAGCactcttcctctag
- the LOC134037711 gene encoding microsomal glutathione S-transferase 1-like, whose translation MAHLIDNEVFLAFSTYATIVILKMMLMAPMTGFFRFKNKAFSNQEDLWLAKNPEEKKKMMRPDDQVERVRRCHQNDLENIIPFIVIGMLYALTGPDLATAVLHFRVFVVSRICHTVSYVLVLPQPSRALSWVTGMFATFSMAYKVLSPLHL comes from the exons ATGGCACATCTAATTGACAATGAGGTTTTCCTTGCCTTCTCCACTTACGCCACCATAGTGATCCTGAAGATGATGCTAATGGCTCCAATGACAGGGTTCTTTCGTTTTAAAAACAAG GCATTTTCAAACCAGGAGGACCTTTGGTTGGCTAAGAAtccagaggagaagaagaagatgatgCGGCCCGACGATCAGGTGGAGCGTGTTCGGAG ATGCCACCAGAATGACCTGGAGAACATAATTCCCTTCATCGTGATTGGCATGCTCTATGCCCTGACTGGTCCGGACCTGGCCACTGCTGTGCTCCACTTCCGGGTCTTTGTGGTCTCCAGGATCTGCCACACGGTGTCCTATGTGCTGGTTCTTCCCCAGCCCAGCAGAGCTCTGTCCTGGGTCACGGGCATGTTCGCCACCTTCTCTATGGCCTACAAGGTCCTCAGCCCCCTCCATCTTTAA